The sequence ttacagttttcacgttgtgatgctcttggagtgagtacgtggtagggtccccagttcctttccacggagagtgccggtgttacctttttaggtattttatctattttatccggggttgggaccagcactttgacttgggctggcttggctacccagtggttaggtaggcaatcaaggtgaagttccttgcccaagggaacaacgcgccgtcgtgacagtcccgagtcagacgctccaaccactcggccaccgcggccttgatgatcatgggtttccatgatttttcttggcaatttagagcggtggtttgccattgccttccgcccggtgtttttttttttttttttttttttttttttttttttttttttttttaatcgagtcaccatctctatttacccggcactgacttgggctgccttggccacccagcggccaggtaggcaatcgaggtgaagttccttgcccaagggaacaacgcgccggccggtgactcgaaccctcgaactcagattgccgtcgtgacagtcttgagtccgacgctctaaccattcggccaccgcggccccttttatatatatatatatatatatatatacatatatatatatatatatgtatatatatatatatatatatgtatatatatttgtatttatgtacatatatatatatatatatatatatatatatagaagagagagagagagagagagagagagagagagagagagagagaggccgcggtagccgagtgcttagagcatcggactcaagactggcacgacgacagtctgagttcgagggttcgagtcaccggccggcgcgttgttcccttgggcaaggaacttcacctcgattgcctacctagccactgggtggccaaaccagcccaagtcagtgccggtcccgggcccgggtgagtggagaagggttggcgtcaggaaagggcatccagccataaaagatatctggtagaaccaaatcatcatggcgaccccatataaaaataggataaagctaaaaatatatatatatatatatatattacatatatatatatatatatatatatatatatatatatatacatatatgacaaaacacccacaatacaaaaactcgatttattgaaagtgagactacagtttcgaaatccacctggttcCACCTtcagaagatggaatccaggtggatttcgaaactgtagtctcgctTTCaataaaaactagtttttgtattgtggggttttttttttccttgtatcagcacggtagagtgcttttctattttatattaaaatgtatattaaaatgtatatatatatttaatatttattttaatttttatatatatattatatatcataattatatataaaataatatattttttaatataaaacaatatatatatattattattatttatatattttaattatataattttttaaaatcatgtatatataaagtctAACGTACTGAGTGCGCAACGCATACCCTaagaggaaaaccgaaaaaatagCTCTGTTGAATTGACAAAAAACTAAGTCCTGCAGTAGAATCTGtgcattgtaaaaataataatataattgataattaaaaaatattagttcaattttgattatattatatattttaaaatatataaatatatataatatatacattaattaatatatattcacacttatttacatacatatctttaccacccccacatacactacatacaccacacacacaccacacacacaccaccccacacacaaacaaccccacaccccacacacacccctatatatatgttgtgtggtgtttgtgtgctttcGTCAATATTTTACTCTTCTGTACATAAGTGTGTctagttttgtttgtgtgtgtttgggggtgttgtgtggtgtgtgtgtgtgtgtgtacattatatatatattatatatatatatatatatttatatatatatatatattattatatatatatattatatcatacacacaccaaacagacaTGTATTATactgcacacatgtacacacacacacaccacacaacacacaccccacacacacacacacacacacaccacacccaaaacacaccaccacaacaccacacacacagcaaccaaacccaacacacacaccacccaaaacaccacacacacacacaccaaccaacacacacacacacattgtgtgtgtgggggttttgtgtgtggtatttatattatatatatataatatatatattatatatatatatatatatatattttatatattatatatatatatataatataattatactacatatattattaatattatatatataatatatttacacaaacagtatgtatataataaaataatcattatatcaccCACATacgacacctacacacacgcacgcacacaccacacacacacaccaccaccacacacaacacacaccacacacacacacaccacacacgcacacacccacacacacacaacacaccaccacacaccaacaccacaccattatataatatatataatatatatatatatataatataaatatatatttaaatttgtgttggtttttggtgtgtgtgtgtgtggttttgtgtgtgtgtttattttttttttaagtgccctgtcccacaaggaaaTTGGCGTCatgtatttccatgattttcttggcaatttagagcggtgatttgccgttgccttccgcccggtgttttttttttcttttatcgagtcaccatctctatttacccggctagcggctaggcagacaatcgaggtgaagttccttgcccaagggaacaacgcgccggccggtgactcgaaccctcgaactcaaattgccgtcatgacagtcttgagtccgatgctctaaaccactcggccaccgcggactcgtgtatatatgtgtgtgtgtgtgtgtgtgtgtgtgtgtgtgtgtgtatgtgtgtgtgtgtgtgtgtgtgtgtgtgtgtgtgtgtgtgtgtgtgtgtgtgtgtgtgtgtgtgtgtgtgtgtatgtatgtatatttatgtatatgtatcatcatttaacggtaggttcatgtctgagccgccgtggtcacagcatgatactcaattttgcagttttcacgttgtgatgctcttggagtgagtacgtggtagggtccccagttcctttccacggagagtgccggtgttaccttttttttttttagttctattCCCCgacacggcagttgtaaaaaggcctgcgctccgactattcgCTCGAGTTTCATCTCAtggctagaaaacgacatatcgccttcagaaatcAAACCGTAGGTGtcgaggggaagtcgccgccatggcataagtggtagcgcgctgaaccgcggttgattaggaagggcatccaatcaggcaagggtgttaCTGCCAAGTGACCTCACAATAATATATTGAGAGAGGTCTTaatcctgtagtggaataaatggctgttgaacaaacagacaaacaaatacacacatatgtatgtgtgtgtgtgtgtgcatatgcatatgtatatatacatatataagtatttatatatatatatatatatatatatatatatatatatatatatatatgtatatatacatatatttatttatttctatccagctatctacatatttatgtatatatatacatatatatatatatatatatatatatatatatatatatatatataattattatatataaatacatacatggatGTACAGGAATAAAACCTTGTAcagttatcttttttatataggtCCCAACACAAGTAAATATTTTCCCAATCTCTTGatacaactgtgtgtgtgtgtaaattatatatacaccaaatatatatatatatatatattttataattttatatatatatatatatgtatatatatataacactaacacacacacatatataaatatctgtacatatttgtacatataaattttatatgtgtatatatatattatatatatattattatattatcataatatattatatattatatatatatatatatacatatatatatactaaccacacacacacacaccacacacacacacacacacacacatattatatatatatatatatatatatataatatatattatatatattatattattattatttatgtatatatatacaatatattatatatatattatatatattatatatatatatacacacacacatatgcatatactgtatatatacatatgcatagtattatatatacagtaataaatgtatgtatgtttatataaaaataaatattaaaatactattatattatattatatatatatatatgatatagataatatatattttatatatgctatatatatatactatatatatttatatatatatatatatatatatatataattattttatatatattttaatatatatgtgtgcgtgttgtgtgtgtgtgtgtatatactagcatatactgtatatattctttttttttctaacggtaggttcatgggtTTTTGCcgcccctggtcacagcatgatacttattgtagtttttcatgctgtgatgggtttttggagtgagtacgtggtagggtcccccgttccctttcccacggagagtgccggtgttacctcttaggtaatcattctctctattttatccgggcttaggaccagcactgacttgggctggtttggccacccagtggctaggtaggcaatcaaggtgaagttccttgcccaagggaacaacgctccggccggtaactcgaaacctcgaactcagattgccgtcgtgccagtcttgagtccgatgctctaaccactcggccaccgtatatatgtcagtatataaatgtatgtatgtttgtatatacacacctgCATGGAGCTAAGCATCCACAACTAtagttttaaagattttaatcTCACGGTTCAATAATTTAcgaaatgatgattgtgataataatgattataataatgaaaataatgataatgatgataataatgatgatgatgatgataataataataacaaattatgataataataataataataataataataataataataataataataataataatgataataataacaataatcattattatgagtattaccatattatctatatcattattataaaaaataataatattattataatcattaagaaTAACAATGTATACTAGAATAAGACGTAATTGATTTTGTTGgaggatacattttttttcaattaagtgTTATAGTATAAGAGTGTAGGATTTAATTAATTAGAAATGTATCCAGTTATCTCACTGTACGTcctttaatctattttttggtAGTGgactaacaatttttttttcctttgagggAGGCATAACATTGACATTCCAAAGTAACagctattttgatatataattggAGGTAATCAGTTCAACACAGTCATTAATAACaagcttttttattttgaaaacaatGCTGAAAATTACAGATTAGGAAATACTCTACCTGAAGCATCATGGAGATATATCTGCTCTAATAAAGTTCAATAAAAATTAGGCACATTTGCAAACTTCATCATATAGGCTACacatgatgaaaacaaaaattgttaATAAGCCGAAGAAATTATTCCAGTGTATAAAATGGTAAGCATAATCTTTTGCTGctcatatacacattttcaatcATCTacctaaatgtatatgtatgtgtatatatgtatatatatgcataagcacacccacacccacatccacacccacacccacacccacacccacacccacacccacacccacaccacacccacaccacacacacacacacacacacacacacacacacacacacacacacacaaccacatataaataaatacatatatatatatatatatatatatatatatatatatatatgtgtgtgtgtgtgtgtgtgtgtgtgtgtgtgtgtgtgtgtgtgtgtgtgtgtgtgtgtgtgtgtgtgtgtgtgtgtgtgtgtgtacatgcatatatatacatacatatttatgcatacctacataattatatatatatatatatatatatatatatatatatatacatatatatataaattatatatatatatatatatacatatatatatatatatatatataatatatatatatatatatatatacctatatacaaacacaaacacaaacacacaacacacacacacaacacacacacacacacacacacacacacacacacacacacacacacacacacacacacacatatatatatacatatatacatatatagataagtagatgtgtgtgtgtgtgtgtggtgtgtgtgtgtgtgtgtttgtgtgtgtttgtgtgtgtgtgtgtgtgtgtttgtgtgtttgtgtgtttgtgttttgtgagtgtgtttgtgagtgtgtttggtgtgtttgtgagtgtgtttgtgtgtgtggcgtgtgcgtgtgcgtgtgcgttttgcgtgtttcgtgtgtgcgttgtgcgtgtgcgtgtgcgtgcgcgtgtgtgtgtgtgtacgtgtttgtcttTTCTTGGCTTCTTCGTCATGATTAAACAATATTCTACTTgcaatatatagcattatatttctatcattataaaaatgtaaaaacataatatgaatgacatgtaaacaaaacaatatatatattacttactctATATCACTTGGCGAAACTATCactgttttgatgtgtgtgtgtgtgagtgtgtgtgtggtgtgtgtgtgtgtgtgtgttgtgtgtgtgtgtgtgtgtgtgtgtgtgtgtgtgtgtgtgtgtgtgtgtgtgtgtatgtatatatatatatatatatatatatatatatatatatatataatattgtgtgtgtgtgtgtgtgtgtgtgtgtgtgtgtgtgtgtgtgtgtgtgtgtgtgtgtgtgtgtgtgtgtgtgtgtgtgtataaagcatGAGACAATAAGCAAGAGCAAAATTGCCGGTGAGACATCAAATGGGTATCACTAAACCGCAGTTCTCTATGGTGACGTCGGTGACGGGCTTGTGTCTTGCGGCGGACTTCAAGGTCCCGAGTCCGCTGGTGACGAGACCGAAACCTGTGTCTGTCTTGTTCCCCGGCCACTCGGTTAGGATGATGCCGAAAACGCCCAGTCTCTCCGCCTGGCTGGCATGGGCGCCCACCACCAGTCCCGCCACGGCTTCCCGGTGGTACACGCCCCCGCTCAGCAGCCCATCCATGATGGCCGCGCCGCCCGTGCCGTCGTTGTGCTCGTAGTCCCCACCTCGGATGATCTCTCCGCGCTCACCTATCCGGTCTGCGTCGAAGAACCTTGTGAGTCTGTAGCAAGGGCCCTTCTCCCCAGAGCACAGCAGAAGGAACTGCTGGCCGCGTCGTGTATCGCCGAACATGCGCACGTAGACGCGGCCTTGCGTCTGCCCCTGCCAGCCCAGGTCGAGGAATGCGGTTGTTGCTTCTGTCGGCACCAGCGAACGCACACTTGAATACTGTGTGTTAAAAGGAATAATACATACAGGTGTTGAGTGTGTTAAAAGTTATATCTTTATTGAACCTGTTCATATATTCgcaaatgtgtgtgagtgtgtttgtatatgtgtacataaatatatacacaaatatcattgttatataaaTTCTACTTCAGGAAATCGCATCACCCTAAACCTAATTGACTTTATATACAACTTACTGAAAAGGTAATGGAGTTCGAAGGAGGAGGATTTTCTGTGAGGGCGTGCAGGTGCAGAAGACAGTCATGTACACTCACTCTCGCCCACCGCTGGCGCCCACCCTCTTCATGCATAACGTACATGGACTTCGCCATTTGTAGTACTCCGGTCAGGTCCTGAAATTGAGATAGCATGATATATTTAcgcaaaatattataattatttatgcattGTGGAATGTTtatgctgtatatacatatatatacatatacatacataaacacacacacacacacacacacacacacacacacacaccacacacaccacaccatatatatatatatatatataatatatatatatatatatatatatattatattatataagccgcggtggccgagtggttagagcaccgacccaagactggcatgacggcaatctgagttcgagggttcgagtcaccggccggcgcgtggttcccttgggcaaggcaacttcacctcgattgcctatcctaccactgggtgggcaagccagcccaagtcagtgacggtccaaACTGGGTAAAGagtggtgatcgataaaaaaccgggcggagcacgcaaaccaccgctctaaatgccagaAAACATGTAATCCATGATCGCACGTCctttaaattaagaaaaaatattttggggggggggtttttgggggggggggggggtttttggggggggggggggaaaacccaaaaaaaagggggggtttttttttgggggggggggccccccccaaaaaggggttttttggggggggttttttttaaaaaatttttggccccaaaaaattttttgtttggggggggtttttttttaaaaaaaaaaaccccgttttttttggggggccccccccccaaacccccgggttttaaaaacccccccccccttttgggggggtttttgggggggccggggggaaaataaccccctccccccggggggcccccccccaaaaaaaaaccccccccttttttttcccccccccggggggtttgggggggccccccctttttttgggttttttggggcccccaaaatttttttttccccccaaaaaaaaaacccaaaaaaaaaaaaatttttttttttaaaaaaaaaaaaaaaaaataaaaaaaaaaaatttttaaattttggggggggtttttttgggcccaaagggggggttttgggggggggaaaaaaccccctttttttttcaaaaaattcccccaaaaaatgggttttccccccccggggggaaaaaacgggggggggtttttgggggaaaaaaagggggaaaaaaaaaaccccccccccccccccctttttttattttttggcccccaaaaaaatttccaaaaaaaatttttttttttaaaaaaattttaaaaaattttttttttttggggttttttttttttttttttaattcaaaaaaaaaaaaaaataaaaaaaaaaaaaaaaaaaccccaaaaattttttttt comes from Penaeus monodon isolate SGIC_2016 chromosome 2, NSTDA_Pmon_1, whole genome shotgun sequence and encodes:
- the LOC119582717 gene encoding peptidyl-prolyl cis-trans isomerase B1-like, whose product is MLSQFQDLTGVLQMAKSMYVMHEEGGRQRWARVSVHDCLLHLHALTENPPPSNSITFSYSSVRSLVPTEATTAFLDLGWQGQTQGRVYVRMFGDTRRGQQFLLLCSGEKGPCYRLTRFFDADRIGERGEIIRGGDYEHNDGTGGAAIMDGLLSGGVYHREAVAGLVVGAHASQAERLGVFGIILTEWPGNKTDTGFGLVTSGLGTLKSAARHKPVTDVTIENCGLVIPI